In the genome of Acidobacteriota bacterium, one region contains:
- a CDS encoding thiamine pyrophosphate-binding protein: protein MGKPIARQNETDVNKALDVSRRSFIAKAAIGAGAAATVLGTRNVAIGSDTPDTSRPIKIPDEFNLATKTPLKKADFPMTGAEVFARVCKEEGLAALFCCPGNYNVQNAIALEGIPTYSGRHEGSMCHAADAFTRVTGEVAAASGTEGPGFTDMICAIASANAARSPVLVLASNMSLFTEDTEAGIQLQYQQPATEGLKKYGKRLITPGRVHEYAAYAFRQLRSGIPRPVHIDFPSEVYRAQFKSAADLAYYFDKSRYRTDSRPHPDPKDIRAAVELLKRAERPMIVSSNGVFYSRAWEALKALAEKAQIPVVESGATKGQFSDAHPLSANAAPSALVSADVVVLVGQYCMPTIGEFAFGPDAKYIRIDPSPEDIGRNLPIDIGIVSCEKAALEALFNEIPAMKHDAWVAEIAAARKKFEDECDSFYKLGLSYTDAVHPAVIAKELSDFLYRGNIPKEQTTIASGGYGIARYTRRWLRGYRPGQIMNGAYQYGAIGPDVGYSVGVAAAVQNGVGVQAAYKGHPVVCITGDAGFGYTAMEMETLSKYRLPVIVIVYNNNAWGTWTGNRGNSKTLPIHLFQENLRYDKIGEALGAHGEYVTRPEEFRPALERSYQIAAKESRPSVINCQAKKEFWIREQYPPGLLGKVEPGCMSYYH, encoded by the coding sequence ATGGGTAAGCCTATTGCTCGGCAGAACGAAACCGACGTGAACAAAGCTCTTGACGTTTCAAGACGGAGTTTCATTGCCAAAGCGGCCATCGGCGCAGGGGCCGCGGCCACCGTACTCGGCACACGCAACGTGGCCATCGGCTCGGACACGCCCGACACATCCAGACCGATCAAGATCCCAGACGAGTTTAACCTCGCCACAAAGACGCCGCTCAAGAAGGCCGACTTCCCGATGACCGGGGCTGAGGTGTTCGCGCGCGTATGCAAGGAAGAGGGGCTCGCGGCGCTGTTCTGCTGCCCAGGGAACTACAACGTCCAGAACGCAATTGCGCTCGAGGGCATTCCCACGTACTCCGGCAGGCACGAAGGCTCGATGTGCCACGCAGCGGATGCCTTCACGCGCGTCACTGGTGAAGTCGCAGCCGCATCCGGCACGGAAGGGCCCGGCTTCACGGATATGATCTGCGCCATTGCCTCAGCCAACGCCGCGCGGTCGCCGGTCCTCGTTCTTGCGAGCAACATGTCGCTGTTTACCGAAGATACCGAGGCGGGCATCCAACTTCAATATCAGCAGCCGGCCACCGAAGGACTCAAGAAATACGGCAAGCGTCTGATCACTCCGGGGCGCGTCCACGAATACGCTGCGTACGCCTTCCGGCAGTTGAGATCAGGCATTCCCCGGCCCGTTCACATAGACTTTCCTAGCGAAGTCTATCGCGCGCAATTCAAGAGCGCGGCCGATCTCGCCTACTACTTCGACAAGTCGAGATACCGAACGGATTCCAGACCTCACCCCGATCCCAAAGATATTCGAGCTGCGGTTGAACTCCTTAAGCGCGCTGAGCGGCCGATGATCGTGTCGAGCAACGGGGTCTTCTACAGCCGCGCGTGGGAAGCATTGAAGGCCCTGGCCGAGAAAGCGCAGATACCGGTGGTTGAGTCGGGCGCCACCAAAGGCCAGTTCTCTGACGCGCATCCGCTCTCGGCCAACGCGGCGCCCAGCGCGCTCGTCAGCGCAGACGTGGTTGTGCTCGTCGGTCAATACTGTATGCCGACGATCGGCGAGTTCGCGTTTGGGCCCGATGCAAAGTACATCCGCATCGACCCGAGCCCCGAGGACATCGGCCGCAATTTGCCCATTGACATAGGGATCGTCAGTTGTGAGAAAGCAGCCCTTGAAGCCTTGTTCAACGAGATACCCGCGATGAAACACGACGCGTGGGTCGCGGAGATTGCCGCGGCGCGCAAGAAGTTCGAAGACGAGTGCGACTCATTTTACAAACTCGGTCTGAGCTACACAGATGCTGTGCACCCTGCTGTGATTGCCAAAGAGCTGAGCGACTTTCTATATCGAGGCAACATTCCAAAAGAACAGACTACGATTGCTTCCGGGGGCTATGGCATCGCGAGATATACGCGAAGATGGTTGAGGGGCTACCGGCCTGGGCAGATCATGAACGGCGCCTATCAGTATGGAGCGATCGGTCCGGATGTCGGATACTCGGTAGGCGTAGCGGCGGCTGTTCAGAACGGCGTCGGCGTGCAAGCGGCCTACAAGGGACACCCGGTCGTTTGCATAACCGGCGACGCGGGGTTCGGCTACACCGCCATGGAAATGGAGACCCTATCGAAGTACCGCTTGCCGGTGATCGTTATCGTCTACAACAACAACGCGTGGGGCACATGGACTGGAAACCGAGGCAACAGCAAGACGCTACCCATCCACCTGTTTCAGGAGAACCTCAGGTACGACAAGATAGGCGAAGCCCTTGGCGCGCACGGCGAGTACGTGACGAGGCCTGAGGAGTTTCGGCCTGCGCTCGAGCGAAGCTACCAGATCGCTGCCAAAGAGAGCCGGCCTTCGGTTATCAACTGCCAGGCGAAGAAAGAATTCTGGATCCGGGAACAGTACCCGCCAGGCTTGTTGGGGAAAGTGGAACCCGGGTGCATGTCGTACTATCACTGA